The genomic segment agaaagggaaaccacaccaaaaaaagcactgctttgacactgggggccaccagtttgcaaaactgagccgaGAACTTGCGTATACCAGGgattgagctaccgtgaaaatgtgtgtggctttatgccaagtttaggctttatacatcatgatttgagcgtggaagtgttcttatgcaacatttttatgcgtacgcactgtttattcAAGAGACCCTTAGAGAGGGCATCAGCACAGTTCCTCTCCGTCgccttgttgtctttgttttaaaaggacGGAACCATGGTCCAGACAAAATAGACTTTCCATTTGGCGGAACAACAGCCGTCATGGGACAGGACACTTCACCCCACAAGTctcagctgagggaggggcagTGTGACAGGCAATCTCAGCCATTACCCGGTCAGAACGTCACCtggatggatggactgggggagagagcatctgtgatagatagatagatagatagatagatagatgaaaggcactatatgatagatagatagatagatagatagatagatagatagatagatagatagatgaaaggcactatatgatagatagatagatagatagatagatgaaaggcactatataatagatagatagatagatagatagaatgaaaggcactatataatagatagatagatagatagatagatagatagatagatagatagatatgaaaggcactatataatagatagatagatagatagattaaaggcactattagatagatagatagatagatagaaagatagatagatagatgtgaaatgcactatataatagatagatagatagatagatagatagatagatagatagatagatataaaaggcactatataatagatagatagatagatagatatgaaaggcactacccTATTCGGAtcagatagatgatagatagatatgaaaggcactatatgatagatagatagatagatgaaagacactatatgatagatagatggatgaaaggcactttataatcgatagatagatagataaactttattaatcccaaggggaaattcacataatccagcagcagcatactgataaaaaaacaatattaaattaaagggtgataacaatgaaggtataactgacagacaataattttgtataatattaatgtttacccctccccccgggtgaaattgaagagttgcatagtgtgggggaagaatgatttcctcagtctgtcagtggaggaggatTCCTGTGACGCATTTTACCTCCcctggacactagagggcagccctccaaGGTGGCTGTGGTACTACGGGTTCAAGCGTCCGGGATTCCACAAGCTTATAACACAAGAGGTAATGTTAAATCAAGCTGAAATAGTGGAAATCGGCACACAAATCAAGATCATTGCTCTAAATGTTGATGAGCCCACATATGTGAATCACAAGTGATATCActgtatcaacacacaggtggtcacAGGGGCAAACTGTATTATAGTAGCCAGCATACGACCCTGAAGACAAGCGATGCTGGGTGGGTGATTGACtgtgaaatgtcacacaggtacactgAAATGTGCACTTCATGAACCTCTTAACATTCCTGTTACACTTTATAAGACCAGAAAGGTTTAAAGAGACAGGCTGAGACTCCTGGAGCATTTGATAAATAGAACCACACAGAAGAAAATGGGGGGATCATGGAGAGAGGCACGGCACACAACTCTGGAAGATGATCAGTGACACTGGAAGAGTGAATGTGACTTTAGAAACAGCGTAACATACAGCCATGGCTGCGTTCAGTAACTGATAGTTTATGAGGCGTTTGTCATGGCCACAACAGCAGGAAGGTGGTTCTTCTGAATGTACAGCTGTGGATCATTGAATGTTTAATATATGTGCCTGTTATCGAGCTTTACTCCTAATCAGTGCACACGcgtgtgtgtctatgtgtctcggcctttttattttgttgcaatTTTATTCTTTGTGTTATCACAAAGTTAGAAAAATGAGTGCAGCTGAGCAGTATCCcaccttattatgttttcttcttcttcattttctattattttaaatattattattattattattaagccgTAAACATTAGTATTAGAAAAGTACAGAAGGTCATAATGAAACCTACAAAACGCCTTCATGAGTGAGAGTTTGTGGCTGATCGTGATGTCACTCATCCTCAAACATGAACTTTTACACCTAGCTGGTAGTGAGTGTAACACTCCtcataactacttctcatgtcctaccaTGTAGTAGGACAAACTCTTATCTTAGTCAGACATTTAGTGCAACACCTAAttgtaattctgagatgcttgataaagaTGGACGTAGAAGAAGATCATAAACAAAACTGGCACATTGATGATCAGAATGACCCATCATgacagtacatttcagaaaatgcaGGGAGAAGTTGCTTCTCATATTTCCAAAATGACACAATTCAAAGATCCAATAGAATATCAACTCCTAATGAACGTTCTTCACACTCGAGGCCCTGATAatgaagtttctcagctgtgttGATCTACAGAGAAGTCTTCTGGAAGTCTATCAAATCCCTaatctttcttttctctgttcttCACTTCTTCTCCTAAGTGCTGTTTGATCATTTGAATGCAATGAATGCTTCACTTCAAGCTTTTTGGCTCTGGCCAATTCAGATGTTACATACCCTATATCAGTGCTTGTTCATTCCTTACCAAATCAAGTGAATTTTAAATTTCAGAGGCTCTGAGTTAATTATCAGCCTCATCGCGACTTTGAACTTGAACCTATCACTCGATGAATTCCCTTTGCACTCATTCCTGGTAAATTCACTTCTGATTTAAATTTGGTAAACTTTTACTGAGCTATAAACCCATCCACTCGTTgatatctttgtttgtttgtttctttctttctttctttctttctttttcttcctgtcATCTCTCAGTAATTTGGTTATGttggttatattttttttatctcactgCCACTTAAGTCCACAATTACAAACACACTACAGAAATGTCTCCATTACTTGAATCCTGTTAAGTCACAAGACCTTCACAAATGCTTCTTCTGTTCTTACTGACACTCACAAAGCATCAGTCCGGCGGTCATTCACTGTGTGCAGTGTGGCGTATCGTCATGGTGGTCACATCGattatgaatatgaaggattcacaggtcttaaacACGTCTGTggtaagccacctcagaccaccaAAGTGAAGTTCTGCTAGCAGGCcatattgcagagatgaataaacacttcactgatgcttagtaagtgttatgaagacccaaagaagtgtttcttgTGGTCTTGtcacataatagtaaatgagtagtaGACACATTTTGGCAATATCTAAACTGAATTATTACCAGAAAGGTCTCAGCAGATAAAATTCACAATTCTACAGTTCTGTCCTCTTTTCATTTCAGATCTtaggaaaataatattaaagaacacAAGCAGCTGAACAAAACAATGACAACTTCTCACCTAAACGCAGGCCCTGATCTTTCACTGTGCAGACCTCTTCAAAGATGATGCTGCTTACGTCACACAGAGAAACAACCAGAATTGAAAGACCCCACAGGCAGTGTGAGGGCACCATAGCAGGGCACATTTACCTGAAATACCCCACACTGTTGTTAAAATACGACCTTAAAAGGCAGAAAACACTGAAACAGATTGAAGAATTAACAATGCGTATGGTCAGCTGATGCACCTTGAAGGACTCCAGAACTCATCTCCACTTAGATACAGCACTGCTTCACATACAGCATAGAAGATATTGAGACTGAACTACTGAAGGCACCTGAGCTCAGAACGACTTATTGTGTACCTCAGCATCTTAGAATCGCATCTCAGGAAACAATTAAGAAAATCAACTAATAAAGAGAAGTTAATGAAATAACAGAAagagcaaaaaagacaaaagaaactgTGAGTGAAAATGAGGTCCCAGGGTCTGGTGGGGTCTTATCGGAGGTTCATGCCTCAAAGCTTGGGGTCGGCTACACCCTTTGCTGAAGTGATGAGACAGTGGGCACAGACTGGCTGTGATTTGGACTGTCCAGCTAGAGGCCTCTTTCAAAGCCTTTAAGACAGATTCAGGTACCTCCACTGAGGGCTCTCAAATTCCCCAGATGGACATCCGTGAGAAATGACAGCAAACAGTGTTGTCCTGGAGCTTTGATGGTGTAGacttccttactgtgcacatcaGCTGCCAATCACCACCCTGAAAGGCTGTGCTGCCACAATGGGTTAGGTGGGTATTGTCACAGTTCAACCTGATGAGACAAGAACCTTGTAGTAGAGACAAAGAGTGCCCTCCACCACAGGGAAAGTTCTCTGTTCTAACCCCAAAATGACGACATAGAACTGTACTCACCATTGGACATCATCCTTAAAGGCTTGGTGTCATAAAACTGTTCATCTGCACTAAGCTACATCAGAACTCTAAGTAGCAAGTCAAACAGCCAGCTGAAGACCACCTTTGTCATGTTTGGTTGTGTCCGTGTAACAGGCTCAAGACCGGGTCAGGTAAACTCTTCACAAGCCTTCTATTACCCAACACTATGCATCTAAGGAGGCCGAGCTGACTGTGACGTCAGGTGGTTAAAATTCTAAAGTAAAAAGCTGAActgaaaatccaaaaaaatatgaaaatctgGAGAACATCCAGCATCTCTAATGTGGACTTcagtgtgtaataaataaataatatatactgaaaTGAATTAAACTTTATCAGACACCGCGGGACAGTGCATCTTGTCTGTCAGTGTATGTCATGTTGTCACATTGTGATCTTCACTCTCTGggctcctgtctcacattaactgttcaccctcagtgtctcctcagatgttctctctgtcAGCTCTCAGgtttctctttaaatctcctcctcctcctcctccttctcactgagcacagacaaactttcactttcatttcttcacaagtcatttccttgtttgtctgactgattctctctgcctgttTCTCCTCAGACTAATGATGGCCGAAGCCCAGCTGTGTGGATTACAAGATGAGATCACCTGCTCGTGTGTCTGGACATCCTGACTGACCCCGTGTCACTGCattgtggtcacagtttctgtctgaagtgcctcactgactgctgggatcagagccaagtgttcagctgtcctcagtgcagagaAATCTACAATCTGAGGCCGCAACTGAGAAGAAACACTGTGCTGAATGAAATCATAGAGAAACTAAAGAAGACAGGACTCAGTTCTTCTCCATCTCAGAATTATGCTGGCCCTGGAGATGTGGAGTGTGACGCCTGTACTGGGAAGAAGTTCAAAGCGGTGAAGTCCTGTCTAAACTGCATGATATCCTTCTGTCAGCCTCACCTGCAGCCTCACAATGAGATAGCGGCCTGGAAGGAccacaagctggttgatcctgatGGAAATCTGAGGAGGAAACTCTGTGCAAAACATCAGAGAAGTCTGGaaatattttgcaaaactgatgatttgtgtatctgcatgatgtgtgtgGTGACTGGACATAAAGGTCATGAAATAGTGGAGCTGGTGtcggaaagagaagaaaaagaggtGAGTGGGATTTGGTgtttaattgaaacaaattaaataacaagaGTTAAGGGATTTATAAATGCAGTGTAACAGAGAAATCTCTTCATCCATCTTATAAACCTGATTTTCCAAGGACTTAGAGTAGtgtgctgaagcctatcctggtgaaaccttgggcagggcatgaaacagtccaggatgggataccaggcaTTACCCATGAACAGCCGAGTGAGTTCATTACGCCAAGCTGAGTATTTGTCTGCTCTAATCAGTTTGTCTTTTGAGTATCTAATGCTGTGGTGGACAAACTACAGAAACTACAGAACGGGTCCCTGGCAGGGGTGTGAGTGGCATGTGGGCTACTCACAGAAATATCTAACATTCCAGCCCTCTTAAGGTGTGTTTAGCAGGATCATGTTACAGCAAGCATAAGCACAGGAAGTCACCAGGCAGTGTCATTAAAAACGTCATTCAATACCCCAGGCTTTTACCAAATGAATGGAGACAATCCAGGGTGCTGCCACATACACAGTAATTGTGTTTAGCTGCTTACTTCCATTGTCttctttgtgcatttttaaacaatttaaatgcgCATGTGGCTGATCTCAGGCCTTTTTAAGAGACACGTCAACCAGACGATACTGCACTACAGAACCAAGTCTAAGATTCTTACAATGAATTCAgctcaaatattttaatgtagcATTGCTGTAGATATTCtcattgtaatttaaaataagtaatcgTGCACTTAATTAGTGATTATTTGTGATCATTAAGTGCAGTAGAAAAGATATTTTGAATGTTAACACCCTGGTTATACCAGCTAATGTCTGATTGTCAGATGAACTTTGACCTTCACCAGTGTGATAAAAGCCCACCAAGCCCAGCAGGTGTGTAAATAACTTGTGAAGATGCCCGTTTGACCATCAAtgccaggggtgtccagctccagtccACAAGCActacggtggctgcaggttttcattctcactctTTTCTAAATCAGTTaccagtttgtgctgctaattaacttcttttgtcttcattttaaatgacttgttatttaagactcagacccctcaattagAAGCTAAACATAATGGGATACAAAATGGGCCAACACATAACCAGCTCCCTGTGTCCGTCATataatatctgaacataaagaaagctgaaggtctccttcatgttgatctgctcaggtccacaaaacacttgggctttaagaacaaagaaaaccaacagtttgggaaatgtctgccTTTGAGGAAGAGAGGTGacaagccatgggattaaatcacaggtttaattaacaacaagaactgACATCTAATtgagaaactggctggagtttgtgGCTCTGAGTTTGCTGTTGGCTCCTCACTTCATATCTCATTTGTGTTTGAATGCCATTTAACAATTCAGAGAAACAAGTCTTAAAAAACATAGCAATGAAAATGAgtggaaaagaagtcaattaacagcagaaattggtcacTGGGTAAGAAAGTGGCAGCAAGGAAAACTGCCAGTGCAGCTCTCCAGGATCGAAGTTGTACCCCCGTGATCTGTGCCAACATTAAAACACCcatcatcttgagatcttaatgtgcactcaggtttgtaagtcatgattagTTCAGACAAGGAAGCCGGACCTCggctatttaatgctttataagttaaaaggaggattttgaaatctgccctaaacttaaccgggagccagtgtgagaatttaagaactggagttatgtgttcgtattttcttgttcttgtgataattcttgtggcagcattttggattaactggaggctgtagaaagaacactttgaacagccagtgaacaccacattgcagtagtcaatcctactagaaataaatgcatgaattaatttctcagaatcctgtttatttagaaagcaccttaatttcccaacatttttaagatggaagaaacctgatttggacaactttataatgtgtgctttaaatgacatgctagaatcatcATGACAGTGTAGGCTCTAGAAACTTGATAAGTAACTAGGAATTGATCCATCTAACCTTCTGAAAGACCAGAAATGAAACGagaacatttaaaatccagccctgaatgaataaTGTTTCCTGGGAAATTCTGTTGAGAAAAATTAGATCAATAAAAATCACAAGCTATGTGCCTTTCTCTACGGGAAAGAGGAAAAAGATCAAAGTAAAGTAACacagtgtggcagatggccggggtcCATGACTGGCCCGGACGCCCCTTTGTTATAAGTTTGTGGGAGCAGCCATAGACTGTTCAaaacctccccctggacgctagatgctCGTCCccttgggttgcagcagtgccttggtttcccacagggctccatgggagttggagtttggagcagccctgttgggtcccgcaggcgccgccagggggtgctgcagctggaactCCTGATCCCTTGTGGGCAGCgtattcaccacacccggaagtgcagccggaattcggaaatcaagcacctggagcacttctgggggaactataaaaggggccagcagccaccactacTAAGGAggtagagtcgggaggaggaggacgaggttgcctgagaggagtggtggaggaagaaaagagtgctgtgttgtgcctgtggggattaaggggaagacgtgtcccacaggtaaagaaaaataaaagtttatttattttacacaagcCTCAGTATCCATCTGTGTTGGATCAGGCCcccatatagcaccttttgttaTAATAGATTTATGCGTTTTCATTGTTGTCCTTTGTCTGTATATACTTTTAGACCTGCAGTACTTCTTCTGTTATCCTTATGTTATTagcatgttacattttttcattggGATTCATTTCCGAGGTGCTCTGTGcatgaagtttgtatgttcttcttgTGTACACATTGGTATTCTTTCAGTGCGCCAgattcctcccataatccaaagtcatgcatgttaggtgggTTGGGGTTGCTAAATTAGcctttcagtgtgtgtgtgtgtgtgtgtgttgtgtgtcctgtgatggactggcaccctgtccaggtgttgtcccTGCGTTGTACCTGATTAATAGACTCCAGCTACCCCACCACTTTGCATTGGATAACcaggttaagaaaatggctgTTTGGATCATTTAGTGCAGCACACGTGTTTGGGTTATTTGATGATAAATATTCTAACAGCAGGTCTGAACCACAGACATAGGAAGTGAAAAGTGATTTGTGTGGACCTTTGACAATTTATGAACTTCAGCCATAAACTGAGCAGATCTCTTCATAGTTCTGGTGTCCTGGCTGGAAAGTGGTACAGAGACCTCCGGCACTGGATTTACTGTTTGGTAGTTtcataatttaatacattttattctgcAGTATCTGAgtttccagatgttttattattttttgatgtaAAGTAAGATCTTGACAGAGGAGTTAGATGAGGATATTTGTGAGCCTTATTGTGTAAATTTAGGTTTGGTCTTCATGTCTACATGTGGATTCTGCAGTTGAGAAgtctttgtgttaataaaattcattttcagtatttcagtttacaatatgAAAACAGACAGGGTGGGGGGTGTAGATTACACCAATGTTGTTATGATTGTATTTGAATTCCTGCCTATCCACCTTTGGAAGCTGTCAATGCTAAAAGGTATTAGAAGGGaaaggtttagaaaaaaaaagttatttctttatgttATTGATATGGTGCTCGGTATCTCAGATCACAGTCACGTGTATTAAATCTATTGAGTGAATATCATGACAGTCTATTGAATAAGAGTGATCTCCACTCTGTGAATTCTCTCACATGACAAACCAAACCTGATCACTTTGTGTGATTGTCTCTGAAGAttttgttctccatgaaaacatgagatcagTCATCACTACACAACACATGGgtaaacaacataaaatacaaaaatataatttatagtgCAGAGTGGACCATTAAATTTACCTTCTTACTGAACTGATCACAAACACGTCTTAGTGGCTTCACTTATCTCAACTGActcagaaaaatgacaaaacacatCACAATGTTCTCACAAGTCTAACTTTGGTTATCAGATGATGTTGTTGGTCCTACCATTGCTGCCACTACGTGTCCATGTCCTCCTGGGTTCTGAAATCCCATATCTTCTACATCTACAGTGTGCCTTCAAACTCTTTTATTCATTTGTCACTCTCTTCAAGCTCAAACTCCATCTTCACTCTTACTGGTAAgttaaacttttcttttaatcTTGTGTTGCTATTCATATTTATTGAGTCAAATCTGTGGATCACCTCGAGTGTCAATATGAAGgcaagtgtgacaaaaaagttagTTGTgccacaaaatgcaaaacaaatgtgTTGTAAAAATTTCAGGTTGCACAAAGAGAACAAGAACTCAAAATGTGAAAGTAAATGTTGATAAGACCATgtgtgtcctcttgtgtgtccaaacagaaacagttgGGGAAAACACGGAGTGAAATCAGGAGGagacttgaggagagagagaagaaaatgaaggagATGAGAAATGTGGTGGAGCAGATAAAAGTGAGTTGAATTAAGACGACCCTTCAAATTATGGACatgagaaataaatgaaaactagaaAAGCCAGCAAAGCTTCACTGGTGATGACGTGTAGGGCAGGCAGAAGGAcagaagacattttattttatcatccaTGGTATTTCACAGTCAACAGTGCTTCTTGTTATTTCATTGCAGATTCAGACAGTAGGACCCTAAATTAGTGAAACCTGAACTCACCcgtctaaacccatgctgaccgctcactaacactccttttcttaacatgtgttgcttagtattttatttattaatgatagTAAAAAATAGATACATGTTAATCTTACAGGTATGTGTTGCACCTTCTTATCTCCTCAGTCTTCCTGGACTGCCACAAGGCACAAATAGACTTTTTGAGATGATcactttgtcagttctgctcctcagctttatTCTTTAAGTTTGTCCGGCTGATCTGGCACTCTGTAGATAACAATGACAATGACAGCTGTCAGCCAGGAAGGTGACACACTACATGAGTCTCTGGAACAAACCTTCATCTCATCGCCCCTAATATTTGaatccccaactatcactacttcCCTCTTTCAGCAGACTAGTATGGATGTTAACCTTTAGGGTTTTTCATTCCTGCTTGGTATCTCAGGAATAACTGAGTCAACTCCTAGAAATGTAAGGTTTTGAAAACAGGTGGACATCTCCAGCTTTGTGGTTAATGAGCTTAGACAGTGTGTACTGCTTACCTTACACTTACATCAGACTGTGACCTACCTGTCACTGCTCTAGCCAGTGTTGTGTCCTATGCCACTTTGGAGTGCACACTAACACCCCCTACAACACCTGGGTGAGCCATTCAAATATAAGCCATAGTAGCAAAGgctatcagtaataataaaaaagttaataaGTGAACTAGAAATGAAGACTCAGCCCTGAGTTTGACATTGGAAAAAGAGGGACAATAAATAAGCCAAGAGTTCATGAAGTGAAATTAAATCAGAATTCCTTACCAACCTCAACACACTTGTGTGTTATATCTCCATTTATGTTTGATATTGTCATCAACAGGGAGCATCAAACCAGAACAAAACTACCCCACACACGTCTCTGGTTCTAAAGACTCTAATTTTCACACAATTACCTTCCATCACACAGGCATTTGTTTACAATACCcaaaatcatcatcatcttcatcatcatcttcttcttcttctctaatTCCATGTCCATTTCACCTGGCTGGGCTGGAGAGACAATTTTTACTAAGAGACCCAGTGGTACTTCCAGTACATAAGAGAAACACGAGAGAATCCCTTCTGTGTTAGAGTCCTCATAGGATAATGGAACTGTCCCCTCAGTAGGTCCTTCTAATATCTCTAAAGGACCTCTAAAGGGCTGACTGTTCAGATGTCATATCCCATTCACCCTTGCAGACACCCTGCCACACAGAATACTAGATGAACATGTTGTCCTGGCT from the Polypterus senegalus isolate Bchr_013 unplaced genomic scaffold, ASM1683550v1 scaffold_4864, whole genome shotgun sequence genome contains:
- the LOC120519519 gene encoding tripartite motif-containing protein 29-like; protein product: MISFCQPHLQPHNEIAAWKDHKLVDPDGNLRRKLCAKHQRSLEIFCKTDDLCICMMCVVTGHKGHEIVELVSEREEKEKQLGKTRSEIRRRLEEREKKMKEMRNVVEQIKVS